ACCGCCGACCCGATGGAACGCGCCATCGGCGAGCTCGAACGCGTGGCCGAAGACCTGCAGAACGCCGTGCTGCGCATGCGCATGCAACCGGTGGGCAAACTGTTCTCGCGCTTCCCGCGCATCGTGCGCGATCTCGCCCGCCAGCTCGGCAAGGAGATCGAGCTGGTCACCGAAGGCGAAGAGACCGACATCGACCGCACCGTGGTGGAAGCGTTGGCCGATCCGCTGGTGCACCTGCTGCGCAACGCCGTGGACCACGGCATCGAGATGCCGGACGCCCGCCAGCGCGAAGGCAAGCCGCGCCAGGGTACCGTGCGCCTGGCCGCCGGCCAGTACGGCGACCGCATCGTCATCACCGTCACCGACGACGGCAAGGGCATGGATCCGGAAGTACTCCGTCGCAAGGCCGTGGAAAAAGGCCTGATGGATGCGGAACAGGCCGCGCGCCTGGACGAGCGCGAGTGCTACGAGATCGTGTTCCGTCCCGGTTTCTCCACGGCCAGCCAGGTGTCCGACATCTCCGGACGCGGCGTCGGCATGGACGTGGTCAAGACCAAGATCGTCGAACTCGGCGGCACGCTGTCGATCGACTCGCGGGTGGGACACGGCAGCACGGTACGTCTCTCCGTGCCGCTCACGCTGGCGATCCTGCGCGTACTGATGGTGCGCGTGGGCAACCGCCTGCTGTCGCTGCCGATGTCCAACGTGGCCGAGGTGTTCGAGTTGTCCGAAGGGCAGATCCAGCGCCTCGACGGACGCGTGGTCGCCAACCATCGCCAGCGCGCGCTGCCGCTGGCCGACCTCGGCCGCTGGGCCGGCGTGCAAGGGCAGGGCGGCCACGTGGTGGTGGTGCAGATCGGCCACCAGACGCTGGGTTGCCTCGTCGACGAAGTGCTCGGCCGCGAGGACGTGATGGCCAAGCCGCTCGGTCCGTTCCTGAAGGACGTGCCCGGCGTCGCCGGCGCGACCATCACCGGCGACGGCCGCATCTCGCTCGTGCTCGACCTGGCGGGGCTCGCCGACGACGGCGGCCAGGTGCTGCCCACGCTGAGGATGGCCGTCTGACATGGATATCGTGAGTCTCGTCGGCACGATCCTGGCCTTCGTGGTCATCATCGTGGGAACCATCCTCAAGGGCTCGAGCCTCGACGCCCTGTGGAATCCCGCCGCCTTCGTGATCGTGTTCCTGGGCACCTTCGCCGCATTGCTCGTGCAGACGCCCGGCCCGGTGCTCAAGCGCGCCCTCGGCATGCTGCCGTGGGTGTACAACCCGCCGGACATCGAGTCGGAAAACCTGGTCAGCCGCATCGTCGGCTGGAGCGAGATCTCGCGCCGCACGGGCCTGCTCGGCCTGGAGCCCGCGATCGAGCGCGAGACCGATCCGTTCATCCGCAAGGGCCTGCAACTGCTGGTCGACGGCACCGAGCCCGACGCCATGCGCTCGGTGCTCGAGGTGGAGGTGTATGCGCGCGAGCACACCGACATCGAAGCGGCGAAGGTCTTCGAGAACGCCGGTACGTATTCGCCCACCATGGGCATCATCGGCGCCGTGATGGGCCTGATGTCGGTGATGCAGAACCTCGCCGACCCGAGCAAGCTCGGCCACGGCATCGCCGCCGCCTTCGTCGCCACCATCTACGGCATCGGCCTGGCCAACCTGCTGGCGCTGCCGATGGCCTCGCGCCTGAAGGGCCTGGCGCGCAAGCGTTCGCAGATGCGCGAGATCCTCGTCGAGGGTCTGGTGTCCATCGCCCAGGGCGACAACCCGCGGCATATCGAGAGCAAGCTGCAAGGGTTCCTCTCGTGAAACGCCGGCACCACGAAGAACACGTCAACCACGAGCGCTGGGCCATTCCCTACGGCGACCTCATCACGTTGCTGCTCGCCCTGTTCGTGGTGATGTACGCCGTATCGGCGGTGAACGAAACCAAGTTTCGCGTGATGGCGCAGTCCATCAACGAGGCGTTCAACGGTACCGGCAAGGTCATCGAACCCATCAACGAGGCGACGCCCGCCACGCAGGTGCCGCTGCCGAACCAGTCGCGCTCGCCCACCGCCTCGCCCATCGCGAAGATCGACGTGCCCATCCCGCCGCGCAACCTGCCGCTGCCGGGCCACGAAGGCGCGGCCGCCGAGCATCAGGACGGCAAGCAGCGGCATGCGACGACGGCCGCCGACGATGCGAACGTGGCGGTAGGCAAGACCGAACAGAACAGCCTGAGCCAGATTTCCGACGAAGTGCAGCGCGCGATGAAGCCGCTGATCGACAAGAGCCTGGTGAGCGTCCGGCAGACGCCGGACTGGCTCGAGATCGAAGTGCGTACCGACATCCTTTTCCCCGTGGGCGTGGCGAAGCTGCAACCGCAGGCCGAAGACGTGCTGCGCAAGCTCGCCGGCATCCTCGCGCCGTTTCCCAACGCCATGCGCATCGAGGGTTACACCGACAACACGCCGATCGCGACGCCCACGTTCCCGTCCAACTGGGAACTCTCGGCGGCGCGCGCGGCCACGGTGGCGCGCCTGATCACGCTCACCGGCGTCGATCCCCATCGCGTGGGCATCATCGGCTGGGGTGAGTACCGCCCCGCTGCCGATAACGGCACCGCCGACGGGCGCAACCGCAATCGCCGGGTACTCATCGTGGTGATGAGCGACAAGGCCGCGCCCGCGCGTTTCTATAGCGATGCCGATCGCGTCGACCTGTCGGCGGCCAAGCCCGCCGCCAAGCCGGTGCCCACCGTGACGGTGCTGGCGCCGACGGCGGGTGCCGCCCGTTTCGCGCCCGTGGCGGAGAACCGCTGATGCGCGTCTGGGCCGTTTCCAACCAGAAGGGCGGGGTGGGCAAGACCACCACCACCGTCGCGCTCGGCAGCCTGCTCGCCCACGAGGGCCGGCGCACCCTGTTGATCGACATGGATCCGCATGCCTCGCTCTCGGGCTACATCGGCGTAGAGGTCGGTGCGCACGGCAGCGTGTACGACCTTTTCGGCGTGGGCGGCAATCCCTTGCCCGTGCGCACGCTCGTGCACGCCACGCCATGGGATCACCTCAGCGTGCTTCCCGCCTCGGCGGCGATGATCACGCTCGATCGCCAGTTGGGTACGCGGGCCGGCATGGGCCTCGTGCTGACGCAGGCGCTGGCCGAACTCGCTCCCGATTTCGACCACGTGCTGCTCGACTGCCCGCCGACGCTCGGCGTGCTGATGGTCAACGCCCTGGCCGCGAGCGATCGCCTGCTCGTGCCCACGCAGACCGAGGCGCTGGCGCTGGCCGGCCTGGAGCGCATGTTGCGCAGCCTGTCGATGATCGAACGCTCGCGCGGCAAACCGTTGCCGCGCACCATCGTGCCGACGCTTTACGACGCGCGCACGCATGCGTCGCGGGCCTGCCTGGCACAACTGCGCGAGCAATACGGCGACAGCGTGAGCCAGGCCGTCATTCCCACCGATACGCAGGTTCGCGAAGCCAGCGCGGCCGGCGTGCCGCTGGCCTCGTGGCCCGCCGCGCGCCGCGGCGGTCTCGCCTACCGCCAGTTGCTCGACGAGCTGCTGGCCCTGCCCGTGCCGTCCGTGACGGACGCGGCCGCGTGAGCCGCACCATGCAGGATGTCGAGCAGATCGTCTCCGACTACCTCGCCGAGCTGCTGACGCCCGCACCGGCGGCGGCGCCGGCGGCGGAGGTCAAGGTGGTGTCCATCGAGACCTGGCGCGATGCCGATGCCGCCGGGCGCGGCGCCGATCCGCGTTACCTGCTGTGCAGCGCGGCCGGCGTGAAGCTCGCCGTGCCGATGGCCGACGTCACGCACATGCTGCCGATGCCGCCGCTGACGCCGCCGAACACCACCAACCCGATCTGCATGGGGCGCTGGCGCCATCCCAGCGGCGAGGCGCGCGTCGCCGACCTGGGCGCGATCCTCTCGCCCGACATGGCCGGCGCGTCCACGTCCACGCTGGTGATCCTGGGCAATCGTGCCTGGGCGCTCGGCTGCGTGGTCGACGACGAACCGGTGGAATTGATGACCGACGCCATCCAGTGGCGCCATGGCGCCACCTCGCGCCCGTGGCTGGCGGGCATGTCGAAAGAACCCAAGTGCGGCGTGGTCGAGACCGCGGCGCTGATCAGATGGCTGGAACAGGAGCTGGGCCCATGAGCGAGTGGCTGGGTTTTTCCCTCGAGGGGCAGCGTTACGCCGTGGCGCTGTCGAGCGTGCGCGAAGTGATCCGCCCCGGCGACATCACGCCCGTGCCGGGTGCGCCCGACGACGTGCTCGGCATCGTCAACCTGCGTGGCCAGATCGTGCCGGTGCTCGACGGGCGTCGCCGTTTCGGTCTCCACGGAGCGGTGGACGCGTCGCAGGAAGACGCCCAGCGCGTGATCGTGTTCGATGACGCGGGCAGCGTGGTGGGCATGCGTATCGACCTCATCGGCGACATGCTCCAGCTCGCCGCCGACGATATCGCTCCGCCGCCGCCCGGTCGCGCCGAGCGGCGCGACGATCCGGTGAGCGGGGTGGTGACGCGGGACGAGGGGTTCATCGCGCTGGTGGATGTGCAGCGGCTTTGCCGGGCGTGATCGCTCCGTAGTATTCGCCGATACGATCGGCTCCCACCCCTTCGGTAGCAAGCGTGTCGCGAGCCTGCTCGCTACGGTCAGTTCCCTTCGGCGACACGCTTGTCGCGAGCCTGCTACCGAAGGGGTGGGAGCCGATCGCATCGGCGAATCGGGCTTGCGGTATCCTCCCACGCATGAACCCCATCCTCGGTTACGTGCTGATCGCCCTGGCCGTCCTCAACCTGGTCGGCCTGCTGTTCCTTTTCCGCCGCCTGGCCAAGCCGGCGAAGATCGAACCCGTCGCACCACCCGCACCGGCCCCCGACCCCGAGCCCGCCATCCAGCCCGACCAGCTCGCGGGGATGCTTCGCCGCCTGGAAAACCGGCTGGGCGACATCGAAGACCAGGTGCGTCGCACGCCGTCGGTCAACGTCACGGCCGAAAGCGGCACCACCTCCGACCGCACGCTGGCACTGGCCCAGCGCCTCGCCCGCCAGGGCGCCTCGGTGCAGGACATCGCCGATACCTGCGGCATCTCGTATACCGAGGCGGAGTTGCTGCATCGGTTGCACGCCGGGCGGTGAGCGTAGGGCGGGCGTCGCTCGCCTTGGCGCAAGACGCTGGGTTCCTGCCTGCGCAGGAACGACGATCTACACGATTGAACGTCGCCTGCCTAACACCTCACGTCGTTCCTGCGCAGGCAGGAACCCAGCGTCTTACGTGCAGGCAAACGACTACCTCTCCAACCGGTAATTCAAGCTCGCCCGCGAAAACTCCGTCGCGTTCTGCGCTTCGAAGTTCCAGCGGTGGCTCAGGATATAGCGCAGCGTGATGACCTGCCCCGGGTCGAACAGCCCCACGCCGTAGCTCAGGTACAACCGCGGCGAAAGATACTTGCCCACGGTAAATGCCGACGTGCCGCCGAGCGCATCGTTGTTGCTCACGCCGATGTCGTCCACGCCGATCTTCGAGCCCACGCTCTTGGCGAGCAGGTCACCCGCCGCCGAGCCCAGCGCCTGCGCGGCGGCACCGACCATGTTGCCTTCGCCGCCCTTCACCTGCGACAGCGGCTTGCCGGTGACGAGGTAGGAAAGGGCGTCGGACTGTTCCATCACCGGGTTCGAGAACACCGTGAGCACCGGGCGGCGCGCCGTGCCCGAGACGTAAAGCCCCACCTTCTGTCCGTCGTCGATGGTGGCGTTGGGATTGAGCGTGCGTGACGCGCGGATGTTGAGACCAGGGTTGTCGATGGGCGTCGAAGCGAACAGCAGTTGGCCCTGCTCGATGCGCAGGTCCTGCCCATACGCCTTGTAGGTGCCGTCGACGCCGATCTGCCCCTGGCCCGTCGTCGCGCGGCCCGGCCGCTCGCGCACGTCGAGCTGGCCGGTGATGCGGCCGTCGATGCCGAAGCCGACCAGGTGCACTTTCTGCCCCAGGTCGACGCGGATGTCCGCCGTGATCGGCGCGGATTCGGCGGCGGCCTCCTGCTGCTTCTCGTCCACCACCACCACGTCGGGCGAGGCCTTGGTCGCTCCCGCACCGGGCAGTTTCTCGACGTTGACGTCGGCGAGGTCGACCGCGAGCTTGCCGGTGACGTTCATGCCCTTGGCGTCCTGCACGATCTGGATGTCGGGCGAGACGATGGCCTTGGCCGCGGGAATGTCCACGGCGGTGAACTTCGAGCCTTCGATGCCCAGGCGCATCTGAGCGCCTTCGCCGAGCGCGACCTGGCCCTTGACGGCCAGGGTGCCTTCGCCGGAACGGACGGTGCCGTCCACCACGTAGTTCTTCGCGTCGGCGGTGGTCACGCTGACGTGGCCGTCCTTCAGCTTGAGGCCCGCGCTGGGCACTTCGGCGGCGAAGCCGTCGAGAAGGGCCTGCCCGGTGACGGCCGGCGCGGCCACGGTGCCGCCGAGGTCGAAGCTGGCATTGAGGCCACCTTTCACTTCGGCCAGTTCGGTGGTGAACAGTTCGACGAACGACAGGCTCTTCAGGTGCAGCGACACGTTGCCGCCGAGCGCCTGCTGCGCGCCGGCGATGCTTACGTTGCCGTCGACGCTGCCGCCGTCGTTGAGCGCGGCGCGCAGTACGATCCGCTGGTTGTCGGGCGTGAGTTGCGCGTTGGCGCTGAGGTTGTCGTAGACGAGCAGCGGGCGGTCGGGGCGATCGACGTAGGCGATCGAACCGTGCGTGCTGCCGATGGTGGCCTGGCCCGACAACGCGCCGGCCGCCGTGCGGCGGATGTTGCCGTCGCCTTCGACGATGCCCTCGGCGCGCATCGGCGAATTCGAGGCTTCGGCCAGTGTCATCAGCAGGGATAGCGGCACGCGGCGCACGCGGTAGGCCGCGTCGAGGTTGCCCGCGGCATCCTGCTTGCCCGACACGCAGAGCAACGGGTCGCCCGCGGTCAGGCAGAGGTCGCTCATGCTTGCGGCACCGTCTTTCCACGCGAGCTGGCTGGCGTTCTGGAGACGCCAGGGCGGCAGGCCCTGGAAGTCGATATCCAGGCGCGAGAGGGTGCCGTTCCAGGCGGCGTTCTTCATCGACCCGTTCAGGGCGAGGGTGGCGGTGAGCGGCTTACCGTGCGCGTTCACGCTGAGCTGGTGACGCGCCTGGTTGCCGTCGGCATCGATCGTCACGCGGTCGAACACCATGCCGCCGGATACGACGTTGTTGGCATGCACCGCGAGCTTGCCGCCGGGTTTGCCGATGTCGGGCACGTCGGCGTCGAGCGTGAGGGCGTCGATCTTCTGGCCGGCGTAGACGATGGCGCTGCCGTGCAGGTTGGCCTTCACCGCCAGATCCGGCCAGCGGCCCTTGGCGCCGATGTCGCCCTGCAGGCGACCGCCGGCATCGGGCAGCCAGTCGCCCAGCGAGGCGATGGCGAGTTTCAGCGTGGCGTCGTTGCTCGTATCGCCCTTGGCGTCGAGGCGGATGCTGCTGCCGCCGGAGGCGAGGTCGAGGTTGCCGTTGATCACCTCGCCGGGCTTGAGTACGAGCTTGCCGTTGCCTCGCAGCGGACGCTGGCGCAACGTGCCGTCGAGCTTGCGCAGGTCGAGCGTGCCGAGCGGACCGTCCTTGGCGAGGTGGCCTTCGGTGGACAGGTCGAGGTCGAGGGCGCCACCCCATTCGGCCAGCAATTGGCCGGGATCGAAACGCTTGCCTTTCAGGTCGAGCTTCCAGGCCATGTCCGGCTGCAGGGTGATGACGCCGTTGGCCGCGAGGTTGCCCTTGGGCTGCACGAGCTCGAGCGTGTGCAGGTCGATGGATTCGGGCTTGCCGTCGAGGTTCAGGGTGAACTTGCCGAGCTTGCCCGGCGGCCCGATGTCGACGTCGCCTTCGGCGTGATAGGCCTCGGCTCCGCCCTTGAAGGTGAGCTTGCCGGCGCTGGCGAGATCCTGTCCGGCGACATCGGCGGGTACCAGCACGTTCTTCCACGCGAGGGCGAGATCGGCCGTGACCGGCTGCGCCGCGATCTCCACGGTGCCGCTCGCGGTAAGCGAACCCTTGACCTGGGGCGAACCCACGGTGAGTTCTTCCAGGGTAAGGCGCTTGTAGGCGTGGTCGAACGAGGCCTTCATCGGCGCCAGGCGCACGCGGTAGTCGTTGAGGTCGACGTCGCCGGTGAGGTTGGCGCCATAGCGGTCGCCCGAGCCCCGCACGGCGAGGCCGAGCGATTGCAGCGTGCTTTCGCCGAGCAACGGTTTGGGATCGAAGCGGGGCGCGTCGATGGTGGCCGTCCAGGCGAAGTCGCCGCTCTGCACGAGGTTGGCGTCCACCCGCGCCACGAAGGGCAGGCGGAGCTTGACGATGGTATGGGCGTTCGCGCCGTCGCTCGTCGCTTCGATGTCACCGGCGTAATCCACGCCGCGGGCCTTCCATGCGAAAGAGGCCTTGCCGTCGCCGCTGTAGCCCTTGCCCACGGCAAGGCGGCCGGCGAGGTCGGCCTGCCCGTCGGGTGCGCGCAGCGCCAGGGTTTTCAGCTCCAGGCCCTTGCCCGTCCATGACCCGGCGAGATCGAGCGAGTTGGATTCGAACAGCGGTTGCCCGGCCTGGGTGACCTTCACGTGACCGACGTGCACCTTGTCGAGTACGAGGTCGATGGGCGGGTTCAGCGAGAAGGGCTCGGAGGGTTGGTCGGGCTCGGTCGAACTCGGCGGCAGCGCCACGTCGACGCCGTCGAGCGCGAGGTCGAACACGTGGGCGCGCTTGCGCATCAGGGCGCCGAAGGCGAAATCCAGGTGCGCCCGGGCGACGCGTACGTCCATGCCCTTGCCGTCGCGATAACGCACGTTGCCCAGGTCGAGCGGACCGGCGAGTCGGCCCTCGGCCGTTTCGACGGTGAGCGCGTTATCGGTGAAGCCCTGCGCGCGGGCGAGGGCGAAGCGCAGGCCCGAGGCCGTGCCCACGAGCCACCACACGCCGAGCGCGACGGCGAGCAGCAGCACGCCGAGCGCCACGCCGATGCGAATCAGCCATGTCATGCCGGTGCTTCTCATAGGTCGGGTCCGATGACCACGTGCAGGTGGATGCCATGTTCGTTCTTGTCGCCGACGGGCACGGCGAGGTCCGCGCGGATCATGCCCACGGGCGACAGCCAACGTATGCCCAGACCGGCACCCACGCGAGGGCTGTAATCGGTGCCGGTGAAGGCATTGCCCGCGTCGACGAAGGCGGCCATGCCCCAGTTCTTCGTGAAGTAGTGCTCCACTTCGCTGCTGCCGACCAGCAAGCCTTCGCCGCCGATCACGCGGTTGAACTGATTGCGCGGGCCGATGCTTTCGAAGTCGTAGCCACGCACCGAACGGTCGCCGCCGGCGAAGAAGCGCAACTGCGGCGGCAGGGCGCTGAAGTCGTCGGTCCAGATCTTGCCGGCGCTGCCGCGCAGGATGAGCCGGTTGCGGCCCCAGAACGACTGGATCCATTTCACGTCGCCGATCACCTGCGAGAACCGGGCGTCGGAAAGCAGGGTGCCCGCGGTGCTGCGCGCGGTGAGCGTGAGCGACCAGCCGCTGCGCACGAAGGTGGGATTGTCGCCTTTTTTCCGGCTGAGCGTGACCTCGGGATAGAGCAGGGTACTGCGACCGCGTTCGAGGCCTTCGGCGTTGTCGCCTTCGCCGCCGCGCTTGCCCACGGTGAAGGTGCCCGACAGCGCGTTCACGCCGATGGTGCGTTGCCAGCCATGCCACAGGCGGGTCTCGTTGGCGACCAGTTGCAGCGTGCGCGACTTCGACGTGACCGTGTTGGCATCGCGGAAGTTGGCGCCGAAGTTGAAGCTGCGCTGGTTGGGGCCGGGCATCGGAATCTGGTAGAGCGTGGAAAGCGTCTTCAGACGCTGCGCGAGCACCAGTTCGTTCTTCCACTTGTGTCCGCGGTCGTTGATCCAGCGTTTTTCGATGCCGCCGCGCAGGCCCGCGCCGGTGTCCGTGCCGAAGAACGGACCGCCGGTGTAGATCGTGCGCTTGGCGGGAGCCAGCTCCACGTCGATGTCGATGTGGCCTTCCTTCGCGTTGTCGGTGTCGGGAATCACGTTGACCACGGCGAAGTAGTCGGCGCCGTTGAGGGCCTGCTGGAGCTGGAGAAGCTGGCCCTGCGAGAAATAATCGCCACTCTTGAACGGCACGTAGCGATCGAGGAACCCGTCGCGGAACTGCGAGTTCTTGAAGTGGATCTGGCCGTAGCGGTAGCGCTGGCCGGCTTCCCACTTCAGTTGCACCGATGCGCTGTGTTCGGCGCGATTGACTTCCACGCGCCGGGTGACGAGTTTCGCGTCGAGGAAGCCGGTGGCGGTGAGCGCACCGCTCACGCCGTCGCGCGCGGCGTCGTACTGGCCGTCGTTCATGGGCTTGCCTTTCAGGCCATTCACGCCGCGCAGGGCGAAGCGGACGGCGGGGACCTTCGCGGCGTCGCCGTCGATGTCCACGTTCACGCTCTTCACCGTCACCGGTACGCCGGGCACCACATGCAGGGTGACGTGCCAGTCGTTGCCCACCTGCTGCATGTCGCCCGTGGCGGTGGCTTCGTAATAGCCGTAGGGCCGCAGCGCGGCCTGCACTTCGTCGGGGGCCTTTTCGTAGAGGCGGCGCACCTGTGCGGCGGTCACGTCGCGTGCGGCGTACTGGCTGAGTTCGACGCCGGAGACGATCGCTCCCTTCAGGCTGTCGTCGACGCCGTCGACGGTGAGCACGACGTTCGCGTGGGCCAGGGCCGGTAGCATGAACCACGGCAGGAACAGTCCATGGCGTCTGGTGAGGCGCATGAGCGTCCTTCCGTTCGTGATCCAAGGCCGTGCGCGCGACACGGCCGCTTGAGGGGATCGTGTCCGGACGCTCCCCAAGTGTGTGTCGGGGCTACGTTACCGCGTGTCAGGTTGGGGTGTCGATAGAGGGGTGTTGATGAAGCTGAATGGAAAGCCGATGGGATGTCGTCGCCTGTCCGGGCGCAAGGCGCTGGGTTCCTGCCTGCGCAGGAACGACGAGCGAGGGGTTTCGTCGGCGCGCGTGAAAATACCTCACGTCGTTCCTGCACAGGCAGGAACCCAGCGTCTTCACCAGGTTGCCGAAAATCAGCCCGCCTCGTCTCCCGACCGGAACGCGATCCACGCGCCGATCATCGCCGACACGTACGGGATGGACTGCGCGGCCAGGATGAACATCCACAACGTGCTCTCGACGTACTGCGTGCCGTAGTGCATGCCCATGCCGATGATCGCCAGCAACAGGGCGACCGCCATGAGCACTTCCTCACGCACCGGCGCGAACGCGGCGAAACTGCTGCCGCCCATGCGACGGCTCTTCGCGGTGACGACGAAGGCCGTCTTCTCGCGGGTGAGCCCGTGCAGGATGCCGCGCGCGATGGCGTGCGAGAGGCCCATGCTCGCCACCGAGGCCATGATCGTGTCGTACCAGCCGCACGGCACGCGGGCGCGATACAACACCACGCCGAAGATCGCCTTGGCGAAGAAGAATCCGATCACGGGGATCAGGAACAACTGCATGGGCAGGTTGAAGTAGTCCGGCGCGTAGATCATGCCGGCGGTCCACAGCAGGCCCATCATCGTGAACACGTAGTGCAGCGCGTCGGCGAACCAGGAGAACCAGCCGGTGAGGAAATGGAAGCGCTGTCCGGCGGAAAGCGGCCCCTTGCGGGTCATCCAGTGCCAGCGGCCCTTGAGGATCTGCATCGCGCCGAAGGCCCAGCGGTAGCGCTGGCTCTTGTATGCCTTGAAATCGGCGGGCGTGAGGCCCTTGCCCATCAGCTCGTCGACGTAGACCAGCTCGTAGCCGGCGTGCATGAGGCGCAGGCCGAGTTCGGCATCCTCGCAGATGGTCCATTCCGACCAGCCGCCGGTGCCCTCCAGCGCCGAGCGGCGCACCATGGTCATGGTGCCGTGCTGGATGATGGCGTTGCGCTCGTTGCGATGGTGCATGCCGATGCGGAAGAAGCCGTCATATTCCCAGGCCGTCATGCGGCGGAAACGGTTCTTCTCGAAATCGCGATGGGCCTGCGGGCATTGCACCACGGCCACCTTGGCGTCGTGGAAGTAGCCGGTGAGCGTGGAGAGCCAGTCTTCACGCACCTCGTAGTCGGCGTCGATGACCGCCACCACCTCGGCACGTTCGTCGGTGGCGGTAAGGCCGAAGTTGAGCGCACCGGCCTTGTAGCCCGGCCAGGGTTCGAGGTGGAAGAAGCGGAACTTCGGGCCCAGCTTGGCGCAATATTCCTCGACCGGCTTCCAGACGGCCGGGTCCTTGGTGTTGTTGTCCAGCACCAGCACCTCGAAGTTCTCGTAGTCGAGGCGGGCCAGCGAATCGAGGGTGACCTGCACCATCTCGGGCGGCTCGTTGTGGCAGGCCAGGTGGATGGACACGAAGGGCTGCTTCTCCACCGGATCGGGCGGCAGCATGCCGGCGTGGCGGATCCAGCTGCGTCGCCAGAGCACCTCGGTGAATTCGAAGCCGTTGATGAGCAGGATGCCCAGGATCGCCACCTGCGCCGGGAACAGCAGGATCAGCATCGCCCAGTCGAACGGGCTCAGGTAGAAATTGAAGGGCAGGGTGGCCGACCAGACGATCAGGCCGCAGGCCAGCTGGACCAGGCCCATGAAGAACAGGCGGCCGGTGAGCTTGAAGCGGCGGAAGCGGCTGCCGAACCAGACCATCGGCGCGAAGGCCAGCAGCGAGGCGGCCAGCGCCTTCCATGGCCAGCTCACGTCCTCCGTGACCGGGCCGGTGAAGGGGAACTTCAGCTGGCGGTCGGCGTTGAACATGCCCCAGTAGGCACCCGTGCGGCCCTCGCCGAGGTTTTCCTTCCACGGCTGGTCGATGGCTTCGAGGACGTAGTAGTCGTCGATGCCGTTGAGCTTGGCCTGGTTGAAGAACGTGCGAAGGAAGATCGCCTCGTTCGATACGCTGGGATAGGCGTACTTGAAGCGGTCGCCGTTGGAAGGCCAGCCGATTTCGCCGATGGCGATGTGCTTGCCGGGGAAACGTGCGCGCAGGGCCTTGTAGCTCTCGATCGAATCGGCGACGCCGGCGCGCGCCTCGATACCGTTCCAGTAGGGGAACAGGTGGACGGTGATGAAGTCGACGTGGTCGACCAGTTCCGGATTCTGCAGCCAGATGTGGAACGGCTCGGCGATGGATACCGGCTGCCGCACGGCCGCGCGCACGCGGTCGAGGTAGGCCATCATCTGCTCGGGCTTGAGGTCGTTGCGGAACAGGGTCTCGTTGCCGACGATGAGGCGGCTGACGGTCTTGGGGTAGCGGTGGGCCTGCGCGATCAGCGCCTCGATCTCGCGCTCGTTGTTTTCCAGGCGCGTGTCGATGTTGGCGCCAGCCATGACGTCGAGGCCTTCCTTGTCGGCCAGCCGGATCGTCTGCGGGTTTTCCAGCACCGAATAGGTGCGGATGCGTGGCGAGTATTTCTTCACCAGGCGCAGGTCGGCGTCGATTTCCGAGTCGGTGGAGACGTCGCCCTTGATCGGGTTCTGGTAGCGCTGGTAGGCGGTGAAGGCGAAGCCGGGGATCGGCGCCTTCCAGTCTTCCGGGCCGTTGGGCAGGTTGGCGACGAACCACAGGCCGACGTTCAGCGCGGCGACGACGATCGCGAGGATCAGCGCGGCGAGGATCGGGTGGCTTTTTTCGGTCGTGGTAACAGCGCTCAAAACAATCCCCGGACCGGTCGGCCCCCGCATGGCGTCAATGAGGTAACCGGGGGAGCTTAACGAACGGTGAGGGATGGCTCAACGGCGAGATGGCCCGTCGGTCAGGCTGAACTCAGTTGAGACCGGGTCATTCGCCCCCGAAGACGGTGGGAGCGGACCCTGTCCGCGAACCCTCGGGC
This window of the Luteibacter aegosomatis genome carries:
- a CDS encoding DUF2802 domain-containing protein, yielding MNPILGYVLIALAVLNLVGLLFLFRRLAKPAKIEPVAPPAPAPDPEPAIQPDQLAGMLRRLENRLGDIEDQVRRTPSVNVTAESGTTSDRTLALAQRLARQGASVQDIADTCGISYTEAELLHRLHAGR
- a CDS encoding translocation/assembly module TamB domain-containing protein, coding for MTWLIRIGVALGVLLLAVALGVWWLVGTASGLRFALARAQGFTDNALTVETAEGRLAGPLDLGNVRYRDGKGMDVRVARAHLDFAFGALMRKRAHVFDLALDGVDVALPPSSTEPDQPSEPFSLNPPIDLVLDKVHVGHVKVTQAGQPLFESNSLDLAGSWTGKGLELKTLALRAPDGQADLAGRLAVGKGYSGDGKASFAWKARGVDYAGDIEATSDGANAHTIVKLRLPFVARVDANLVQSGDFAWTATIDAPRFDPKPLLGESTLQSLGLAVRGSGDRYGANLTGDVDLNDYRVRLAPMKASFDHAYKRLTLEELTVGSPQVKGSLTASGTVEIAAQPVTADLALAWKNVLVPADVAGQDLASAGKLTFKGGAEAYHAEGDVDIGPPGKLGKFTLNLDGKPESIDLHTLELVQPKGNLAANGVITLQPDMAWKLDLKGKRFDPGQLLAEWGGALDLDLSTEGHLAKDGPLGTLDLRKLDGTLRQRPLRGNGKLVLKPGEVINGNLDLASGGSSIRLDAKGDTSNDATLKLAIASLGDWLPDAGGRLQGDIGAKGRWPDLAVKANLHGSAIVYAGQKIDALTLDADVPDIGKPGGKLAVHANNVVSGGMVFDRVTIDADGNQARHQLSVNAHGKPLTATLALNGSMKNAAWNGTLSRLDIDFQGLPPWRLQNASQLAWKDGAASMSDLCLTAGDPLLCVSGKQDAAGNLDAAYRVRRVPLSLLMTLAEASNSPMRAEGIVEGDGNIRRTAAGALSGQATIGSTHGSIAYVDRPDRPLLVYDNLSANAQLTPDNQRIVLRAALNDGGSVDGNVSIAGAQQALGGNVSLHLKSLSFVELFTTELAEVKGGLNASFDLGGTVAAPAVTGQALLDGFAAEVPSAGLKLKDGHVSVTTADAKNYVVDGTVRSGEGTLAVKGQVALGEGAQMRLGIEGSKFTAVDIPAAKAIVSPDIQIVQDAKGMNVTGKLAVDLADVNVEKLPGAGATKASPDVVVVDEKQQEAAAESAPITADIRVDLGQKVHLVGFGIDGRITGQLDVRERPGRATTGQGQIGVDGTYKAYGQDLRIEQGQLLFASTPIDNPGLNIRASRTLNPNATIDDGQKVGLYVSGTARRPVLTVFSNPVMEQSDALSYLVTGKPLSQVKGGEGNMVGAAAQALGSAAGDLLAKSVGSKIGVDDIGVSNNDALGGTSAFTVGKYLSPRLYLSYGVGLFDPGQVITLRYILSHRWNFEAQNATEFSRASLNYRLER
- a CDS encoding autotransporter assembly complex protein TamA, with amino-acid sequence MRLTRRHGLFLPWFMLPALAHANVVLTVDGVDDSLKGAIVSGVELSQYAARDVTAAQVRRLYEKAPDEVQAALRPYGYYEATATGDMQQVGNDWHVTLHVVPGVPVTVKSVNVDIDGDAAKVPAVRFALRGVNGLKGKPMNDGQYDAARDGVSGALTATGFLDAKLVTRRVEVNRAEHSASVQLKWEAGQRYRYGQIHFKNSQFRDGFLDRYVPFKSGDYFSQGQLLQLQQALNGADYFAVVNVIPDTDNAKEGHIDIDVELAPAKRTIYTGGPFFGTDTGAGLRGGIEKRWINDRGHKWKNELVLAQRLKTLSTLYQIPMPGPNQRSFNFGANFRDANTVTSKSRTLQLVANETRLWHGWQRTIGVNALSGTFTVGKRGGEGDNAEGLERGRSTLLYPEVTLSRKKGDNPTFVRSGWSLTLTARSTAGTLLSDARFSQVIGDVKWIQSFWGRNRLILRGSAGKIWTDDFSALPPQLRFFAGGDRSVRGYDFESIGPRNQFNRVIGGEGLLVGSSEVEHYFTKNWGMAAFVDAGNAFTGTDYSPRVGAGLGIRWLSPVGMIRADLAVPVGDKNEHGIHLHVVIGPDL